GAAGTTGATTGTCGAAAGCCAGATTGCCCATACTTTTCTGAGGCCGGCATATTTCATGCAGAATTTTACCACGACCTTACGAGATGACATCGTAAAGAAACGCCGGGTGTATCTGCCTGCAGGCGACGCGAAATTCACGCTGATCGATGTGGCAGATATTGGTCGGGTGGCAGCCGCCATATTGGCAAATTCAACGGCGCATATCAACAAGGCTTATGACCTGACAAACGATGAAAAACTGAACTTTCGGGAGATGACAGATATTCTCAGCAGACAACTCGAGAGAACGATTCATTTTGAATCGCCGAACCCCTTTGCATTTTACTGCAGCAAGCGCAAAGAGCGAGTGCCGCGAATGCTCATTCTCGTGATGATTATGCTTCACTATCTGCCAAGATTTCAGAAAGAGCCAGAGACCACTCGATGGGTCGAGACCATTTCAGGCAGGCGCGCCAGAAGCTTCGCCGAATTTATCACACAAAACAAGAGCCTGCTGGTTTAGCGCTTTAGCTGACAGAATAGAGTTTTGTCCCTATCGCTTTGCCCCTTAGGTGAACTTCGGCGACTTCGACGGTATGCATATGTGCGGGTAGACGACTTCTCACGGCCTCAGAAAAAAGGATACTCTTGCCATATTCTTTGGTCGCGCTTTCGATGCGGCTTGCCGTGTTCACAGTGTCGCCGATCACCGTGTACTCCAGCCGGCTCGCCGACCCGATGTTGCCCGCAATGACGTGACCAAAATCGATGCCGATGCCCATCGCGACTGGCGTCTTGCCCTGCGCATTCATTGCGTCGAGCGTTGCCAGCATCTCGATGGCGCACCGCACCGCGCGTTCTGCGTCGTCTGAGCGGGGTTGAGGAGTGCCAAAAGTCACCATGATTCCGTCGCCGATGAACTTATCGACTGTGCCGCCGTTACGGTAGATGACCTCAACCATGCGTTCGTGGTACGCGCGCAGAAACGCAACTGTTTCTTCAGCTGTCAGCTTTTCGCTCATGCTCGTGAAACCGCGAATATCTGAGAAGAGCACAGCCGCTTCAACCCGAACACCCCCGAAGCTCACCTGCTGCGACACAATCGTGTCGCGCACTGAGGGTGAAAAATAGCGCCCGAGCTCGGTGCTGGCAACTTCAAGCTGAGCCGCCTGGTAGATCGATTTTCGGTAAGAGTGCGTTATCCACGCGAGCAGGCCGCCGATCAGTAAAGATCCGAATGGATAAAAGTTGACATACCCCGGTATGATGGCAGCGGAAAACGCGTTCTGCACAAAGTCAGAGGTGATGACCGTTCGGGGGTCGCGCATAACTATCAGAAACAAAACCGCCCATATCGAAAAAATGCAGCGGCGAGAATCAATGGATACGCAGGGCGAAGAGCGAGGCCGCTGATTAAAATCATGAGGTACGCCCAGACTGGCAGACTGGTCTTCATGAGATAACTCGCAGGCACCAGTTCGTACCCGCCCACCGAAGTGTACCATGTGTAAGGGAGAAAAATCAATATGAAAACGGATGGCAGTTGGCTGAGATATCCCATCGTTGTCAGATAGCGGTCATGATAGACGTACCAGAACAGCACGAGCAAATAGAGCGTGATACCGCCCGAAGCAAGCGCGACCCACAGCACTTCGAGCTCTGAATGGTGTGTGGAGAGATGGCCCAACGCGAGACCGGCCGCCATGATAATACCGAACGCCATGCTGACCATAAGACCTGAGCGCTCGCGCTGGCGCAAGACCCGATCGGCTGAATTCATATTATGCGGCTGGCGCTTATTCTCTCTCTTCACAAACGCAAAATTTTTCGGTATTGAATAAACCCCGATCGTGCGGCAAGCTTTTCATAGAGCTTCTGTGCGACAGCGTTGGTTTCGTGCGTCAACCAGTGCACACGCGAAGCGCCATCGGCCTTCGCTCGCGCATAAACAGCTTCGATGAGCGCAGTGGCAACGCCCTGACCGCGAGCCGCTTCAGACGTGAACAGGTCTTGCAGATAACAATAGTCGCCGATCGTCCAGCATGAGCGGTGGTAGATGCAGTGCACGATGCCGAGCAGCTCGCCCGATTCGGTAAAGGCCCCGAGGGCAAACATGGGTTCTTGCGAGTCAGTGAGGCGCTGCCATGTGGTTTGTGTGGTTTGTTCGGTCAGCGTGCTTTCATAAAAAGTCAGGTATCCCCGCCAGAGGGGTAACCAGCGGATGAAGTCATTCGCCTGCAACTGCCTGACTTGTAATTTCATAGAAATTGAATTTTCCTCATTACCGGTATGGCGCACCATGATATTTTGCGCGTAAAGCCGATTCAATACCCTTTGCGCTAAACTGGCTTTTTGGCGTGGCCTGAAAGTCTGAGCAGAGGATAAAACCACCAGGCGAGAAAAAAATCCACCCATTTGTCAGACAGGCTCTGGGTGCTGCCCGCTTTTTCTTTCACATAGCGCCACACTTGTGCATTGTAAAACCACCACAGAACCGGGTACCAGACGAGGCCGAAGGGCGGTGTCAAGACATGGGAAAACCAGTAGACCGCAAAGAGTAGCAGACTGCAAACGATACGCGGCAGATGAATCGCCTTTGCCAGTCTGGTTATCGGTGCAGTGAGAAAGAGCCATTCAAAGTAAAGCCAGAATAACCCCAGAATCACCAGCGAGGCAACGATGTTACCTGTAGTCAAATTATCATAAGCCAAAAGATCGCTGGCGGGAGCTTCTGGCAGGCCTGCGATCTGAGGCAAATGCCAGCCCAATATTTTTGCCGACCACCAGACGACGAGCGCGATGAATGCCACGATCAGAATTTTGGCCCATAGATAAAATGAGTTCTTGCTACGCGCCATTGTATCGAACGGTATCGATTGCAAAAAGTCTTCGAGCTTCCAAAGAGAATTCCAGCGGGCGGCGAGCGCCGCATCCATATGCGCGACACCCTCAGCGTAGCGCGGGTTGCGCGGTTTCTGCGCACCACAACCTTGACAACTCTTCAGCAGATGACGGTTGAGCCGGCTGCATTTTTCGCAGACCCATTCGGGGTGCCTAGCGAGCTCGAACGCCTGCGCGCGTGTGAAGGCGATAAACGGTTTGTCGTCCTTCGGCGTATAATAAGGGACACCCTTTTCTATAGCTGCGCCACAGCGATTGCATTGCGTCATGACCCCGCTGATCAGCCGATTGTTGCACTTGTTACAATCCCAATAACCGCGAATGAGAATTTCGCCATAGGCCTTGCCTTTTCTACTTTCAAAAGTTATCGGGTGGGTGTTGAAGATTTTCTTGCCATCTTCGTCGATGAGGTTCAGCGCCGCGATTCCCTCGCGCAAAATGCGCACGCGAAAGAAGCTACCCTCAAGTGGAAAAACTTCGAACGAATTTC
The sequence above is a segment of the Turneriella parva DSM 21527 genome. Coding sequences within it:
- a CDS encoding NmrA family NAD(P)-binding protein — encoded protein: MAKVLITGATGNVGLEVLKALSGIKHELQIIAGVRDQQTGATQLPGHNIQIARFDFENVNSFGSALQGCDILFLLRPPQISDVKTYFKPLIRECKAAGVKHIVFLSVQGVEKSRIIPHHKIEKLIVESQIAHTFLRPAYFMQNFTTTLRDDIVKKRRVYLPAGDAKFTLIDVADIGRVAAAILANSTAHINKAYDLTNDEKLNFREMTDILSRQLERTIHFESPNPFAFYCSKRKERVPRMLILVMIMLHYLPRFQKEPETTRWVETISGRRARSFAEFITQNKSLLV
- a CDS encoding adenylate/guanylate cyclase domain-containing protein, which produces MRDPRTVITSDFVQNAFSAAIIPGYVNFYPFGSLLIGGLLAWITHSYRKSIYQAAQLEVASTELGRYFSPSVRDTIVSQQVSFGGVRVEAAVLFSDIRGFTSMSEKLTAEETVAFLRAYHERMVEVIYRNGGTVDKFIGDGIMVTFGTPQPRSDDAERAVRCAIEMLATLDAMNAQGKTPVAMGIGIDFGHVIAGNIGSASRLEYTVIGDTVNTASRIESATKEYGKSILFSEAVRSRLPAHMHTVEVAEVHLRGKAIGTKLYSVS
- a CDS encoding GNAT family N-acetyltransferase, which translates into the protein MKLQVRQLQANDFIRWLPLWRGYLTFYESTLTEQTTQTTWQRLTDSQEPMFALGAFTESGELLGIVHCIYHRSCWTIGDYCYLQDLFTSEAARGQGVATALIEAVYARAKADGASRVHWLTHETNAVAQKLYEKLAARSGFIQYRKILRL